The DNA sequence TTTGACTCTTTTTCCCCATTGGGCAGTGGCGACAAAGGTGAACAATAGTAAACTAAGTGTTAGTGCTCTTTTCATGTTTTCTCGTTTTTTGATGGTTAATTTTTATAGAATGTGATGCCTCCGTAATCACTGGAAATAAACACGGTATTGCCTGAATTTTCCTTTCCGTGGTATCCCTTATAGTAGCGTTCATTTGATTTTTCCTTACTGATATTGAATTCAAAATCATCTTTGCCACTTACCCCAGCATATTCGGTCATGATCTCAAAGCTGAAATGATAGCTTGAGTCGTACCCGATTTTGATGCCAGTATAGTCAGTTTTGATATTGATATCGCCCGCATCGGCGGCCATTTTGCTGATTTTTACCGAGCCATAATCGGCCGTAATGTTTACGTGGCCATGTACCTCGCCCAACTTGATGCCGATATAATCACCATTGCCCTGTACATTTTTGACACTGCCAACCTCCATGGATCCGTAATCTGAAGAGTAATCGAGATTGTCCATTTCATTGATGGCGGCATTGGTATAATCGGCCTTTATGGTTAGGTCACCGGCTTTTTCAATGGTGAACCCAGAATAGTCAGCAATGATTTCGGCGCTGTTCACATATTCAAATGTAGAACGTGAGGTATAATCGAAACGCAACTCATTGTTTCTGCCCCGCAACTCACCAATTTCCATTTTTCCGTAATCGCAGTTGATTTTTGCATGACCATCTACGCGGTCTAAATAAATATTGCCGTAGTCATTATTCAAATGTACACTGTTCTTGACGGGCAATTTTATGGAGTAGTTGACTTGAACGCTGACATTGTTCCTTTTGCCCCAATTCCAACCCCATTTTCTGGTTCTATCACCAAAGCGTGTAATGGCAGAAACCAGACTACTGGTATTCTCAAAATCGACGTCTATTTGATCAAGACGCTGCTTTACCCTATCTTCATTGTTACCATTGGTTTTGATATGTACCTCGATCATTACCTTGTTTTGGTCCCATGAGGTGATGTTGAGGTTTCCGTAACTGTTCTTCACCTTGAAAAGTGCATCGGCATTCACGTTGAATTCTCTCTTTATGGTCTTTTCTTTGGTATATCGCCCCTTCCATCCACCGCCACCATCAGGGGTGTTGGCCGGTACTGCCAAAGGCAGTATAAAAAGCATTAGGCTCAAATATTTAAATAGTATAGTTCGCATCATCGTATGGATTTAAATTTTTAACTTCTTCAATATTGGTCAGTACTTCTTTCAATAAATCGATTCGCGTTTGAAAATTGATGATCATTGCATTCAATATGATTTTGCTATTGCCGCCATTGACCAAATCTTGTTCCAACTGCTTATAATCGGTTTCTAGCCTGTCTAATTGCGCAAGGGTGTCATCTACCATTTTCGCTGTTTCTGGCGACTTGGCATCTTTAAGCTCTTGTACCTGTTCTTCAATTAGGCTGGCAAAATAGAATTGTGTCTCAGAAACTTCTGGGGCAATTTTGACCACTTGCTCTTCCAACGTGGGTTTTTGTACAAATACCTGAATGGCCAACACGGCTATCAGAGCAATCGAAGCGGCTATTGAGAGCGGTTTCCACCATTGAACTGATCTGGTTTCTTTTTTCTCGAGGGTGACCAAGCCTTTTGATCGGTTCAGTTTTTCGAGAAAACGTTCTTGATGGCCTGCTTTAGGTTCTTCAAAGTCAAACTGACCCTGTAGTCTATCGAACAATTCTTGTAATCCATCCTTCTTCATATCAATTCGTATTTGATAACATTTTTTTTCTCAAACTTTCTTTGGCTCTTGAAATAGTGGTTCTGCAATTGGCATAACTGATATTCATGATATCGCTTATCTCTTCATAATCATATCCTTCGATGAGGTGAAGGGTCAAAGAAACTCTGTAATTGTCTTTTAAACTTTTCATGGTCTCCATCACTTTTTGAGCCTTCAGTTCTGTATAACCATCGTGGTTCAAAGCAACTTCATCATTATCCTCGACCCTATATAGTACCTCGTCAAGATCAACAGCTTTTAATTTCTGTTGTTTTCTGTAATGGTAGATACTGTTGTTCACCACAATTCGTTTTAACCAAGCCCCGAAGGTCACATCTCCCTTGAACGTATGCAGCTTCGTAAACGCGTTCAAAAACGATTCTTGCATAACGTCTTCTGCTTCGGCAGTATGTTTTACAATGCGCAGTGCCGTATTGTACAAGGCCTTGTAATAGCGGTTGTAAATCGCTAACTGGGCACTTTGCTTACCTTCTAGACATCCCTTTAGAAGGGCATCAGTATGTTCATTCTGGCGGCTCAAAAAGTTGAATGGTTTGTCTTATAGATTATACAATTTTCCATTTGTTACAGTTTTCAAGGGAAATTTTGGTTTTGATGGCATGAGAATTGCTCCATGTACTGTAAAATAAGAGATTTTTGCCGCGTTATCCCATGATTAATGGTGATTGAAGGAGTTCTTTGAGGGAAACCGGCTAATAAAAGTTCTGTTAATTGGTGACAGAATGACCGAAATTTGGCATATGGCAGAATTGAAATTTACAAACCTTGACAATTTGTCTTTTCAGGGTATTGACGAAAATGCAGAACTGATTCCGTTGTTGACACCGGAAGATGAAGAGGAAATGAACAATGAGGCATTACCTGAGGTATTGCCCATATTGCCCCTGCGCAATACGGTTCTTTTTCCGGGTGTTGTCATTCCGATAACCGCGGGAAGAGACAAATCAATAAACTTGATCAAAGAGGCGAACAAAGGCAATAAGACCATTGGGGTGGTATCACAAAAAGATGAGCAAACCGAAAATCCTGACATCAAAGATATCAACACCTTGGGCACTGTTGCCCGTATTCTTCGGGTTTTGCAAATGCCAGATGGCAATACCACGGTAATCATTCAAGGAAAGAAGCGTTTTGAAATCGCTGAAGTGCTTACCGAAACCCCATATATGACGGCTACGATTCGTGAGGCCAATGAGGTGAGGCCCAATCAGAGCAGCAAAGAGTTTACTGCGATTATCGATTCCATCAAAGAATTGGCCTATAAAATCATAAAAGACAACCCCAACATACCCAGTGAGGCCACATTTGCCATTAGAAACATTCAGAGCAACTCTTTTCTCATCAATTTCGTATCGTCAAACCTTAACTTGACGGTACATGAAAAACAAAAACTTCTTGAAATCGAAGATTTGCAAGAAAGGGCTTTGGCCACCCTCAAGTATATGAATGTTGAGCTGCAGAAGCTTGAGCTGAAAAAAGATATTCAATCGAAGGTGCGCCATGATATGGACCAACAGCAACGCGAGTACTTTTTGCACCAGCAAATGAAAACCATTCAAGAAGAGTTGGGGGGCATTTCATATGAGGAAGAAGTCGATGAGATGGGCAAAAAGGCCAAGAACAAGAAGTGGGGCAAGAAAGTAAAAGCCCATTTTGAGAAAGAATTGGCCAAGATGCAACGCATGAATCCGCAGGTGGCCGAGTACTCCATCCAAAGAAATTATCTGGACCTCTTTTTGGAATTGCCATGGAACGAATACTCAAAAGATAAGTTCGACCTGAAAAGGGCACAGAGAATATTAGATCGTGATCATTACGGCCTGGAAGATGTCAAGAGAAGAATCATCGAATATTTGGCCGTCTTGAAATTGCGCAATGATATGAAATCGCCCATACTTTGTCTGTATGGCCCACCTGGCGTGGGCAAGACTTCGCTGGGCAAATCAGTTGCCGAGGCATTGGGCAGGGAATATGTGCGCATGTCGTTGGGGGGGCTGCGTGATGAGGCAGAAATAAGGGGTCATCGAAAGACCTATATTGGGGCGATGCCCGGGCGTATCATACAGAGCATAAAAAAGGCTGGAACCTCAAATCCGGTGTTTATTTTAGATGAAATCGACAAGCTTGCCTCCAGTCATCAAGGCGACCCTTCTTCAGCAATGTTGGAAGTGCTGGACCCTGAACAGAACAATGATTTTCATGATAATTTCCTGGAAATTGGCTATGACCTTTCCAAAGTGATGTTCATTGCCACGGCCAATAATCTTTCGACCATTCAGCCAGCACTTCGCGACCGAATGGAAATCATCAATGTTACCGGATATACCATTGAAGAAAAGGTAGAGATAGCCAAGAGACATTTGTTGCCCAAACAGCTTAAAGAACACGGTCTCTCCACTAAAGACCTGAAAATCGGCAAACCACAGTTAGAAAAGATCGTAGAGGGCTATACCCGTGAATCTGGTGTGCGAACACTTGAAAAACAGATTGCCAAAATGGTACGCTATGCGGCCAAAAATATTGCCACTGAAGAGCAATACAATGTCAAGGTCAGCAGTGCAGATGTTGAAACGGTCTTAGGGCCACCGAGATTGGAGCGCGACAAATATGAGAACAATGAAGTGGCGGGGGTAGTGACCGGACTTGCGTGGACAAGCGTTGGGGGCGATATTCTGTTCATTGAGTCCATCCTGTCAAAAGGAAAAGGTAACCTGAACATTACCGGAAACCTGGGCAAGGTGATGAAAGAATCGGCTACCATCGCCATGGAATATATCAAATCAAACGCCGAGGTCTTTGAAATAGACCCAAACGTTTTTGATAAGTATAATGTGCACATCCATGTTCCTGAAGGGGCTACACCAAAAGATGGCCCGAGTGCAGGTATTACGATGTTGACCTCGTTGGTGTCGCTCTTTACTCAACGCAAGGTAAAAAAGAGCATTGCGATGACCGGAGAGATTACGTTGCGGGGCAAGGTGCTTCCTGTGGGTGGTATCAAAGAGAAGATTCTTGCGGCCAAAAGAGCCCGAATCAAAGAAATCATCCTATGCGAAGACAATAAAAAAGATATCGATGAAATCAAGCCGCAGTATTTAAAAGGACTGAAGTTTCACTATGTGAGCGATATGAGCGAAGTAATCGAGTTGGCCTTGACGCATCAAAAGGTAAAGAATGCAAAAAAACTCTGAAACCCATTTATCTTTAATTTCTGGCTATTTTTGATCATGCAAAAGATTATCATTGCCATAGATGGGTATTCTTCCACAGGTAAAAGCACTGTTGCCAAACGCCTTGCCAAGGCTTTGGGTTATATCTATGTCGATACAGGGGCCATGTACCGTGCCGTTACCTACCACGCTCTCAAAAATGGGTTCATTGGCACTGATAGTGGAAAGTTGAGAGACTTGATCGAAGACCTACCAAAGATTGAACTGAAATTCATGCCAAACAACGAAACCGGTCAATCAGATATGTATTTGAACGGTGAAAATGTCGAAAAGGCCATACGAACCCTTGGAGTGTCAAAATATGTCAGCAAAGTGGCGACTGTTGATGCTGTACGCCGTAAGTTGGTGGATATGCAAAAGAAGATGGGGTCTGAAAAGGGTATTGTGATGGATGGGCGTGACATAGGCACGGTGGTGTTTCCCAAGGCCGAATTCAAGATTTTCATGACGGCCTCGCCAGAAAAACGGGCACAAAGGCGTTATAAGGAATTATTGGATAGGGGAGAGCAGGTGACCTTTGAAGAAGTGCTCAAGAACGTACGTGAGCGAGACCATATTGATTCGACCCGTGAAATCTCACCGCTCCAAAAAGCTGAAGACGCCATAGTATTCGATAACAGTGATATGGGTTTGCAAGAGCAGTTTGAACGTATTCATGATTTTGCACTTCGTGTAATTGGCAAGCAGCAAAACAAAAAAGACGCCAAATAGGCGTCTTTTCATTTTTTTATTTTCTTTTTCAAAGATTTGGAATGACCAACTCTTGTCCTGGATGAATCAAATCTGGGTTGTTCAAAATAGTTCTATTGGCCTCAAAAATTGCATTGTACTTCATGGCATCACCATAATAGTGCTTGGCGATCTTGCTAAGTGACTCACCACTTTCAACAGTATGGCGGTGATAGACGGAAGTATCGCCTACGCCAATATTCGCTTTGATGTCTGAGGGGCTTTCACCACCTATTTCCTTTATTTTGTCCCAAAGAACATTCTTTTCATACTGGGTAGAAGCCTCTCCTTTGATTTTGAGAACGCCATCTTCTTCGCGAACATCACCATCTTTGATTCCCAATTTTTCGCCCAAATCCAGTACGGGTTGATATTTTGCTTTTACACTCATAATACGCTTTATATTTAATGGTTACTATTATGAAACAAGATAGCCATAAAAGTCACATTGAAGCTTAAATTTTCATCAATTTTTGAAATTCGGTCTCTTCATTGAAATAATGATTTGTAATACAAGTAATTAATTGTATTTTTGCACTCCTTTTTGGCGAAAGCAAGAGAAAAGAGGAAATATATCGTAGTAATTGATAATCGCTTCCACACCATCGCCTGAATCTTGTAAAGCTGTGGAATACAAATCAAATCAGCACATGGCTGAAGAGAAAAAAACTGCTGAGGTGGCAGAGACCACCGAGGCAAAACAAAACGCTGACCAGACAACTTCAACGGTCACTGAAAAACCAGATCAGACAAAAGAAGAAACTCCCAAACAAGATCCTAAGGAATACTTGGAAAATTTCGATTGGGACAAGTATGAAGATGGTATCGAAAGGGTCGATGACAAAAAACTAAAGGAGTTCGAGAAGCTTGTCGAAGAAAATTTTGTTGATACGGCCGATGAGGAGGTAGTCGAAGGCACTGTGGTGCACATGACCGATCGAGAGGCCATTATTGATATCAATGCCAAGTCAGAAGGTGTCATCTCGTTGAATGAGTTCCGCTACAACCCCGATTTGAAGGTCGGTGACAAGGTAGAGGTGCTTATCGATATACGGGAAGATAAGACCGGCCAATTGGTGCTTTCGCACAGAAAGGCCAGAACCATTAAAGCCTGGGACAGAATAAACGATGCCCACGACAAAGAAGAAATTGTACAAGGGTATGTGAAATGCCGTACCAAGGGAGGTATGATCGTTGATGTTTTTGGTATAGAGGCATTCTTGCCCGGTTCACAGATCGATGTAAAGCCGATTCGCGATTATGACCAATATGTTGGCAAGAACATGGAATTCAAAGTGGTCAAGATCAACCACGAGTTCAAGAATGTGGTCGTTTCGCACAAAGCATTGATCGAGGCCGACATAGAAGAACAGAAGAAGGAAATTATCAGCCAATTAGAGAAAGGCCAGGTTCTCGAAGGAGTTGTGAAAAACATCACTTCGTACGGAGTCTTTATCGATTTGGGCGGTGTTGATGGATTGATCCATATTACCGACCTTTCTTGGAGTAGGATCAACCACCCGAATGAGGTTGTTGAATTGGATGAGAAACTTAATGTGGTCATTCTTGACTTTGATGACAACAAATCAAGAATACAGTTAGGTCTCAAGCAACTCGAGAAACATCCATGGGATGCCCTAGGTGATGAAATCAAGGTCGGTGACAAGGTGAAGGGTAAAGTCGTGGTCATTGCCGATTACGGTGCATTCATCGAGGTGGCCGAAGGTGTTGAGGGCTTGATCCACGTTTCTGAAATGTCATGGTCAACCCATTTGAGATCGGCCCAAGACTTTGTGAAAGTAAGTGATGAGGTCGAGGCCGTGGTTTTGACACTTGATAGGGAAGATCGAAAAATGTCTTTGGGCATGAAGCAATTGACCCCAGACCCATGGACTGATATTACATCAAAATACCCGGTCGGTTCACGACACAAGGGCATCATTCGAAACTTTACCAATTTTGGGGTATTTGTCGAGCTTGAAGAAGGTATCGATGGGCTTATCTATATCTCAGACCTTTCTTGGACCAAGAAAATAAAGCATCCTTCAGAGTTTGTGAACGTGGGGGAAAACATTGAGGTCGAGGTACTGGAACTTGATGTGGAAGGAAGAAAATTGAGCCTTGGCCACAAGCAGACCACAGAAAACCCATGGGACAAGTATGCCGAAGAGTTCGCTGAAGGCACGGTACACAAAGCAAAAATTACCGAGATTGTCGACAAAGGTGCGACCATCGACTTCAACGATGACATTACGGCATTCGTACCACAGCGCCATATGGAAAAAGAAGATGGCAAAAAACTGGGCAAAGGCGAAGAGGTAGAATTCAAAATCATCGAATTCAATAAAGACTTCAAGCGTGTTGTCGCCAGTCATACCGCCATTTTTAGGGAGCAAGAAGAGCGTAATATCAAAGCAGCCAAAAAGAAAATGGCCGCTTCGCAAGAAGATGCACCCACCATTGGCGATGCCAATGCCCAATTGCAGAAGTTAAAAGAGAAGATGGAGGCCGAAAACAAAAAATAGGCGGTCCATTGTGAGATACGTAAAGCCCCGGCCCATGGTCGGGGCTTTTTTGTACCCAACGATTTTAAAGAAATGTGTACTTTTGTCAAACAAACGAGCCAGTGCATAGCCCATGAGTCAGAGAGTGCTGCTTTCCTCTAAAGAAATCCACATAATTCTTCACCGTCTGGCTTGCCAATTATTGGAAAACCATCTCGATTTCAGTAATACCGTACTTATCGGCATACAACCACGTGGTGTGTTTTTGGCCGAACGGTTGGCCAAAATTTTGAAGGAGGAGTACGGTGTTGAAAGTATTAAGCTTGGTTCGTTGGATATCACTTTTTATAGGGATGATTTCAGAAGGGGCGACAAAATTCTGGAAGCCAATAAGACCAAGATCGATTTTTTGGTCGAGAACAAAAAGGTGGTCTTCATCGATGATGTGCTTTACACTGGTCGTAGTATCAGGGCCGCACTGACCGCCATTCAATCGTTTGGAAGGCCACAAGAGATAGAATTGTTGACATTGATAGATCGACGGTTCAGTAGACATTTGCCCATACAGCCCAATTATCGGGGTAGGCAGGTCGATGCCATCAATAACGAAAAAGTAAAGGTCATGTGGAAGGAAAACGATGGTAAAGATGTGATTTATCTAGTAAACAAGTAATGAAATGAGCGAGTTGAGCGTCAACCACTTACTGGGGATAAAATATCTGAACGGAAAAGATATCGACCTCATTTTTGAGACCGCTGATCACTTTAAAGAGGTCATCAACCGTTCGATAAAGAAAGTTCCCACGCTTCGTGACATTACCATTGCCAATATTTTTTTCGAGAGCAGTACCCGAACCAAACTTTCATTCGAGTTGGCCGAAAAACGTCTATCGGCAGATGTCATCAATTTCTCGGCTTCGCAATCATCGGTAAAAAAAGGGGAAACCTTGATCGATACCGTAAACAACATTCTTTCCATGAAAGTCGATATGGTGGTCATGCGGCATCCGAATCCGGGGGCAGGTATCTTTTTATCCAAACATGTCAAGGCCTCTATTGTCAATGCCGGTGACGGTGCACACGAACACCCGACGCAGGCATTGTTGGACTCGTATTCCATTCGTGAAAAACTGGGCAGTGTAGCTGGCAAGAACATAGTTATTGTCGGAGATATATTGCATTCACGTGTGGCCCTATCGAACATTTTTGCCCTTAAACTTCAAGGTGCAAATGTTAAGGTGTGTGGCCCAAAAACATTGATTCCAAGGCATATAGAGTCGTTGGGTGTAGAAGTGGAAACCGATCTTCTCAAAGCACTTGAGTGGTGCGATGTAGCCAATATGTTGCGTATACAGAACGAACGCATGGAGGTCAGCTACTTTCCATCAACCAGGGAATACACACAACAATTCGGAGTGAACAAAGCGATTTTAGATCGATTGAACAAACAAATTGTGATCATGCACCCTGGCCCAATCAATAGGGGTGTTGAAATCACAAGTGATGTGGCAGATTCGAACCAATCCATTATTTTAGAACAAGTAGAAAATGGGGTGGCAATTCGTATGGCGGTGATTTATTTGTTGGCCTCTAAAATTAAATGACATGATCTTTGACAAAGATGGCACCACGACTATCGTCTTTCAAGAGAAGATTTCGCTCAAAAAATTCATGGATAACCTCAATAAGGCCTATCCAAGCTTAAAACATGATAATATAATTGTAAACCTTTTTTCTTTTTCAAAACTTACGGCCAATGATATTCTTGAGTTTCTGGAGCTATCGAACAACCATAAGAAGATGAACAAATCATTTGTTTTGGTCACCGGCAAGGTTTCTTATGATGA is a window from the Muricauda sp. SCSIO 65647 genome containing:
- a CDS encoding aspartate carbamoyltransferase catalytic subunit translates to MSELSVNHLLGIKYLNGKDIDLIFETADHFKEVINRSIKKVPTLRDITIANIFFESSTRTKLSFELAEKRLSADVINFSASQSSVKKGETLIDTVNNILSMKVDMVVMRHPNPGAGIFLSKHVKASIVNAGDGAHEHPTQALLDSYSIREKLGSVAGKNIVIVGDILHSRVALSNIFALKLQGANVKVCGPKTLIPRHIESLGVEVETDLLKALEWCDVANMLRIQNERMEVSYFPSTREYTQQFGVNKAILDRLNKQIVIMHPGPINRGVEITSDVADSNQSIILEQVENGVAIRMAVIYLLASKIK
- the rpsA gene encoding 30S ribosomal protein S1 gives rise to the protein MAEEKKTAEVAETTEAKQNADQTTSTVTEKPDQTKEETPKQDPKEYLENFDWDKYEDGIERVDDKKLKEFEKLVEENFVDTADEEVVEGTVVHMTDREAIIDINAKSEGVISLNEFRYNPDLKVGDKVEVLIDIREDKTGQLVLSHRKARTIKAWDRINDAHDKEEIVQGYVKCRTKGGMIVDVFGIEAFLPGSQIDVKPIRDYDQYVGKNMEFKVVKINHEFKNVVVSHKALIEADIEEQKKEIISQLEKGQVLEGVVKNITSYGVFIDLGGVDGLIHITDLSWSRINHPNEVVELDEKLNVVILDFDDNKSRIQLGLKQLEKHPWDALGDEIKVGDKVKGKVVVIADYGAFIEVAEGVEGLIHVSEMSWSTHLRSAQDFVKVSDEVEAVVLTLDREDRKMSLGMKQLTPDPWTDITSKYPVGSRHKGIIRNFTNFGVFVELEEGIDGLIYISDLSWTKKIKHPSEFVNVGENIEVEVLELDVEGRKLSLGHKQTTENPWDKYAEEFAEGTVHKAKITEIVDKGATIDFNDDITAFVPQRHMEKEDGKKLGKGEEVEFKIIEFNKDFKRVVASHTAIFREQEERNIKAAKKKMAASQEDAPTIGDANAQLQKLKEKMEAENKK
- the lon gene encoding endopeptidase La, which translates into the protein MAELKFTNLDNLSFQGIDENAELIPLLTPEDEEEMNNEALPEVLPILPLRNTVLFPGVVIPITAGRDKSINLIKEANKGNKTIGVVSQKDEQTENPDIKDINTLGTVARILRVLQMPDGNTTVIIQGKKRFEIAEVLTETPYMTATIREANEVRPNQSSKEFTAIIDSIKELAYKIIKDNPNIPSEATFAIRNIQSNSFLINFVSSNLNLTVHEKQKLLEIEDLQERALATLKYMNVELQKLELKKDIQSKVRHDMDQQQREYFLHQQMKTIQEELGGISYEEEVDEMGKKAKNKKWGKKVKAHFEKELAKMQRMNPQVAEYSIQRNYLDLFLELPWNEYSKDKFDLKRAQRILDRDHYGLEDVKRRIIEYLAVLKLRNDMKSPILCLYGPPGVGKTSLGKSVAEALGREYVRMSLGGLRDEAEIRGHRKTYIGAMPGRIIQSIKKAGTSNPVFILDEIDKLASSHQGDPSSAMLEVLDPEQNNDFHDNFLEIGYDLSKVMFIATANNLSTIQPALRDRMEIINVTGYTIEEKVEIAKRHLLPKQLKEHGLSTKDLKIGKPQLEKIVEGYTRESGVRTLEKQIAKMVRYAAKNIATEEQYNVKVSSADVETVLGPPRLERDKYENNEVAGVVTGLAWTSVGGDILFIESILSKGKGNLNITGNLGKVMKESATIAMEYIKSNAEVFEIDPNVFDKYNVHIHVPEGATPKDGPSAGITMLTSLVSLFTQRKVKKSIAMTGEITLRGKVLPVGGIKEKILAAKRARIKEIILCEDNKKDIDEIKPQYLKGLKFHYVSDMSEVIELALTHQKVKNAKKL
- a CDS encoding LysM peptidoglycan-binding domain-containing protein, encoding MSVKAKYQPVLDLGEKLGIKDGDVREEDGVLKIKGEASTQYEKNVLWDKIKEIGGESPSDIKANIGVGDTSVYHRHTVESGESLSKIAKHYYGDAMKYNAIFEANRTILNNPDLIHPGQELVIPNL
- the cmk gene encoding (d)CMP kinase, with protein sequence MQKIIIAIDGYSSTGKSTVAKRLAKALGYIYVDTGAMYRAVTYHALKNGFIGTDSGKLRDLIEDLPKIELKFMPNNETGQSDMYLNGENVEKAIRTLGVSKYVSKVATVDAVRRKLVDMQKKMGSEKGIVMDGRDIGTVVFPKAEFKIFMTASPEKRAQRRYKELLDRGEQVTFEEVLKNVRERDHIDSTREISPLQKAEDAIVFDNSDMGLQEQFERIHDFALRVIGKQQNKKDAK
- a CDS encoding ribonuclease Z; this encodes MIFDKDGTTTIVFQEKISLKKFMDNLNKAYPSLKHDNIIVNLFSFSKLTANDILEFLELSNNHKKMNKSFVLVTGKVSYDEVPDEISVVPTVQEAKDLIEMEEIERDLDL
- the pyrR gene encoding bifunctional pyr operon transcriptional regulator/uracil phosphoribosyltransferase PyrR, whose protein sequence is MSQRVLLSSKEIHIILHRLACQLLENHLDFSNTVLIGIQPRGVFLAERLAKILKEEYGVESIKLGSLDITFYRDDFRRGDKILEANKTKIDFLVENKKVVFIDDVLYTGRSIRAALTAIQSFGRPQEIELLTLIDRRFSRHLPIQPNYRGRQVDAINNEKVKVMWKENDGKDVIYLVNK
- a CDS encoding RNA polymerase sigma factor; the protein is MSRQNEHTDALLKGCLEGKQSAQLAIYNRYYKALYNTALRIVKHTAEAEDVMQESFLNAFTKLHTFKGDVTFGAWLKRIVVNNSIYHYRKQQKLKAVDLDEVLYRVEDNDEVALNHDGYTELKAQKVMETMKSLKDNYRVSLTLHLIEGYDYEEISDIMNISYANCRTTISRAKESLRKKMLSNTN